CTTTGCTTAACTGAGCTTCTAACTCCCATTCATCGTTGATCAAATCGAACCATCTACTGTCGCAGTTACCAGCTTCAATTTGACGAAGCGCTTCTAGGATACGATCTTTACCAATAAACTGAGCTATGTTCAGATCATTCGAGAGCAGCTCAGATGGTTGCTGATGATAAGTGGCAAAGGAGTTAGGTCGATTGACCAAGCCGCTAGACGGGGTGATCTTACCTGTGAGCATTGAAGCGAGAATTGACTTGCCCACTCCGTTTTTTCCGACCAATCCTACGCGTGTAGTGTTCATCGTAATAGAGAGGTGTTCGAACAGTAACTCACCGTTATCGAATTGATGGCTGATATTGAAAGCGTTTAATATTGGCATAATTTGCCTCCTGTTTAACAGGGACAACAGCCGTAGCATTTTTACATGTCGATCGCGTAACTCTAATTGTCGTGAAAAGACAAGCGGTTATTACTGCGAAGGAAAATCGGAAAGTGAGCTACGCCTACTAACCCTGTGGATCCAAAATAAGAGTGAAATGGATGACAGGCTTAGTTATTCATATTGGCGTAATCTCCTTGAAAGATGATGCATAGAGTGTATTAGATTTTGGATCAGAAACGCAAGTGAGCAGCGTCACATGAGCACAGAGTTTAGTGGACGAAGATGGGAAAGCAGTCTGTGCAAACGAACTTGGGTTCAGTAGTTACAGTGTGGTTGGGTAAGTTCGGAGCAGATCGAACACTGCGAATCAGTAATATATCGCCCAACTTTTTGCAATTTACTCGATTTTTCAATCAGGTAACGGCGTATGCATTTACAGTTAAATGAAACAATTTGTGCTGTGGATAATGCAAATTTGTTGATAATAGAAACCTTTATTCAAGGGTAAACTTAAAAGTTTACTTTAGCGCAAAATTAAATAAAATTAGCGCCGATAGCACGCAAATAGTATCCGCGTCTATCCAGTGGTTATCTATTAAAAGAGAAATTATGAAGACTAAACTTTCGCTAGTTGCTCTAGCGCTAATGAGTGGTTCTGCTTGCGCTCAGCTTGCTGAAACAGCAGGTTTTTCTGGTGAAGTGTCATTGAGCACTGGTTTTTACTCTATCGAGTCAAACCTTAATACTCACGATGACAACAAAAACCTAAAAGATCCAAACAATCCAAACCAAACGAACGACGCTGTTACTGGTGGTTTGCTACTACCTCTAGGTAACCTAGCTTACACGTTCGGTGAAAGTCTGAATCAACAGTTCTACATGGGTACCTCGCGTGAAGATATCGCGACAGGTACGCTTGCGTTCGAAATGGGTTACAAATACCAACTTGCTTCAGGCATGATCATCGACGCATCTATTCTGCCAACTATTATGTCTGGCGAAGTGTGGGCTAACCCATATCAAGCGATTGATCGTCAAACAACGGATGAAGATGGCAACGCTTACCGTCTTAAACTGGAAAACATCGCTGGTTCTAAGTTCTCTGTAGATATGGCATACGCAACGAAAGATGTTGAGAATGACCAACTAGGCGCTATTGAACCTAGTCTA
This window of the Vibrio panuliri genome carries:
- a CDS encoding DUF2860 domain-containing protein — encoded protein: MKTKLSLVALALMSGSACAQLAETAGFSGEVSLSTGFYSIESNLNTHDDNKNLKDPNNPNQTNDAVTGGLLLPLGNLAYTFGESLNQQFYMGTSREDIATGTLAFEMGYKYQLASGMIIDASILPTIMSGEVWANPYQAIDRQTTDEDGNAYRLKLENIAGSKFSVDMAYATKDVENDQLGAIEPSLRRDADAFYFRTDYKYMVDQTTMLKPRLTFISSDADGDANSFKGYGVELSYFKFLNRHQFALTAGFNTRDYDAVNVAFDKTREDDEMSLFAAYEYANFMDWQDWSFISFAGFGSTDSNIDFYDKNEIIMSVGMNYQF